In a genomic window of Equus caballus isolate H_3958 breed thoroughbred chromosome 9, TB-T2T, whole genome shotgun sequence:
- the CHRAC1 gene encoding chromatin accessibility complex protein 1: MADLVVGKDKCGEQRLVSLPLSRIRVIMKSSPEVSSINQEALVLTAKATELFVQYLATYSYRHGSGKEKKALTYSDLSHTAEESETFQFLADILPKKILASKYLKMLKEKREDDEEEENDNNGDSDDDEAES, encoded by the exons ATGGCGGACTTGGTCGTGGGCAAAGATAAGTGCGGGGAGCAGCGGCTCGTGTCGCTGCCCCTGTCCCGCATCCGGGTCATCATGAAGAGCTCCCCCGAGGTGTCTAGCATCAACCAGGAGGCGCTGGTGCTCACGGCcaaggccacg GAACTCTTTGTGCAATATCTAGCCACCTATTCCTACAGACATggcagtggaaaagaaaagaaagcgctCACTTACAGTGACTTATCACATACTGCAGAGGAATCGGAAACTTTTCAGTTTCTTGCAG ATATATTACCAAAGAAGATTTTAGCTAGTAAATATCTGAAAATGCttaaagagaagagggaagatgacgaggaggaggagaatgacaACAATGGTGACAGTGATGACGATGAAGCCGAATCCTAA